From Cellulophaga lytica DSM 7489, a single genomic window includes:
- a CDS encoding SusD/RagB family nutrient-binding outer membrane lipoprotein, which yields MRKILFILSFVLVLGACDKGFEELNVNPTAPNQVPATTKLSAAQLYTSGERYENWRANLIYSSTMMQHLSTTAGYWSGDKYTWNKGYASSMIDRIYGNAIKTVEDMLVQLDEEEQPEEMKAITRIMRVFIYHRLTDLYGDVPYSEAGKAVLTGNLTPKYDKQSDIYADMLKELEESVAVLGTGVSGFGDADLMFQGDQSQWKKFGNSMMLRLGLRLIKVDPAAAEAWATKAIAGGVMESNDDIAYIQHTAGPEGINKNGNGEVFTADSNPRMSKTFIDFLQGDPRLPILAARKSDGSTNVADLKGLPNGLDSQLLEESTGEKDTDLYAEPNRSIITGEGAPMFFQTYAEVEFMLAEAAERWGLAGGNAEAHYNAGVRAAMKMLAIYGDAAIIDDADIDAYLTANPFDAANALEQINTQYWAATFLNEYEAFANWRRTGFPNLTPTNYPGNETGGTIPRRLTYSTSEQSNNPDNYAAAIASQGPDVLTTRVWWDK from the coding sequence ATGAGAAAAATATTATTTATATTATCATTTGTATTAGTTCTTGGAGCCTGTGATAAAGGTTTTGAAGAGCTAAACGTTAACCCAACAGCACCAAATCAGGTGCCGGCTACCACTAAGCTTAGTGCTGCTCAACTATACACATCAGGTGAACGTTATGAGAACTGGAGAGCAAATTTAATATACTCTTCTACAATGATGCAGCATTTATCTACAACAGCAGGCTATTGGTCTGGAGATAAATATACATGGAACAAAGGCTATGCATCTTCTATGATAGATCGTATTTACGGTAATGCTATAAAAACCGTAGAGGATATGCTTGTTCAATTAGATGAAGAAGAACAGCCAGAAGAAATGAAAGCTATTACTAGAATAATGAGAGTTTTTATTTACCACAGATTAACAGATTTGTATGGTGATGTTCCTTACTCTGAAGCTGGTAAAGCGGTACTAACAGGAAACCTAACTCCTAAATATGACAAGCAGAGTGATATTTATGCAGATATGCTAAAAGAGTTAGAAGAGTCTGTTGCAGTATTAGGTACCGGAGTTTCTGGTTTTGGAGATGCAGATTTAATGTTTCAAGGAGATCAATCTCAATGGAAAAAATTTGGAAATTCTATGATGCTAAGGTTAGGTCTACGCTTAATAAAAGTAGATCCTGCTGCGGCTGAGGCTTGGGCAACTAAAGCAATAGCTGGTGGCGTAATGGAATCTAATGATGATATTGCATACATACAACATACTGCTGGCCCAGAGGGAATAAATAAAAACGGTAACGGAGAAGTTTTTACAGCAGATAGCAACCCTAGAATGAGTAAAACGTTTATAGACTTTTTACAGGGAGATCCTAGACTGCCAATTTTAGCAGCTCGTAAAAGTGATGGTAGTACTAATGTTGCAGATTTAAAAGGTTTGCCAAACGGATTAGATAGCCAGTTATTAGAGGAGTCTACAGGAGAAAAAGATACAGATTTATATGCAGAACCTAACAGAAGTATTATTACTGGTGAAGGTGCGCCAATGTTTTTTCAGACTTATGCTGAGGTAGAGTTTATGCTTGCAGAAGCAGCAGAGCGTTGGGGGTTAGCAGGTGGTAATGCAGAAGCACACTACAATGCAGGAGTAAGAGCAGCAATGAAAATGTTAGCAATTTATGGTGATGCCGCTATTATAGATGATGCAGATATAGATGCTTATTTAACAGCAAACCCGTTTGATGCAGCAAATGCATTAGAGCAAATTAACACCCAATATTGGGCTGCAACTTTTTTAAATGAGTATGAAGCTTTTGCTAATTGGAGGAGAACAGGTTTCCCTAACCTAACACCAACAAATTATCCTGGTAATGAAACAGGAGGTACAATACCAAGAAGGTTAACGTACTCTACAAGCGAGCAAAGTAATAACCCAGACAACTATGCTGCGGCAATTGCATCTCAAGGTCCAGATGTACTTACCACAAGAGTATGGTGGGATAAATAG
- a CDS encoding sensor histidine kinase, translating into MKNKTTILISTAILVLIALSSIQAYLINNTYQLKKKAFINETTDVISVIDDNTKLDSLYNIWGDNLKNYIADYKNNRLSKHQIVSRSKEKSDSLNTEFKKIFKAELKKVNLGYDVDFKMNLTSVVLLDKVKNDTIFSAGKKELRLFGEDFEDKNAKTINNAKWFSEQEFVEKIKDEIKINTFDLEVKTENKIVIKDWKSIVYKRMAFLFFASVLIFLIVIGLLYYAIKNLITQKKITAIKTDFINNITHELKTPLATLSIASKSLKKEEIKNNEVIFNSTLNIVDRQNERLQKLIDQVMTNSLSSREIILNKEQVIDNEYFKNLIDDFKLSVQQQDVTIVNNVCSAEVLLRIDKFHFTTALLNILENAVKYGSASIKITIETKHINGEYCINITDNGIGIPEKNLPLIFDKFYRVTEGNLHNVKGLGLGLYYTNQIIKAHNGSIAIHSQLHKGTTFTIKTPIN; encoded by the coding sequence ATGAAAAACAAAACAACCATATTAATAAGTACCGCTATACTAGTTTTAATAGCGTTATCGTCTATACAGGCGTACTTAATAAACAATACTTACCAACTAAAAAAGAAAGCTTTTATTAATGAAACTACAGATGTTATCTCTGTAATAGATGACAATACTAAACTAGATTCATTGTACAATATATGGGGAGATAATTTAAAAAATTACATAGCAGATTATAAAAACAATCGTTTATCTAAACACCAAATTGTTAGTAGGTCTAAAGAAAAAAGTGATAGCCTAAATACCGAGTTTAAAAAAATATTTAAAGCAGAACTTAAAAAAGTAAATTTAGGGTATGATGTAGATTTTAAAATGAATTTAACTAGCGTTGTTCTTTTAGATAAAGTTAAAAATGACACCATATTTTCTGCTGGCAAAAAAGAATTAAGATTATTTGGCGAAGATTTTGAAGATAAAAACGCAAAAACCATTAACAACGCTAAGTGGTTTTCTGAGCAAGAATTTGTTGAAAAAATTAAAGATGAAATAAAAATAAACACCTTTGATTTAGAAGTAAAAACAGAAAATAAAATAGTTATAAAAGACTGGAAAAGTATTGTATATAAAAGAATGGCCTTTTTATTTTTTGCCTCTGTACTAATATTTTTAATTGTTATTGGGCTTTTATACTACGCCATTAAAAACTTAATAACACAGAAAAAAATAACAGCTATTAAAACCGATTTTATAAATAATATTACGCATGAGTTAAAAACACCTTTAGCTACATTAAGTATAGCATCTAAAAGTCTTAAAAAAGAAGAAATTAAAAATAATGAAGTAATTTTTAACAGCACACTTAATATTGTAGATAGGCAAAATGAACGTTTACAAAAACTAATAGATCAAGTAATGACTAACAGCCTTAGCTCTAGAGAAATTATACTAAACAAAGAGCAGGTTATTGATAATGAGTATTTTAAAAACTTAATTGATGATTTTAAATTATCTGTACAACAACAAGACGTTACTATTGTAAACAACGTTTGTAGCGCAGAGGTTTTATTACGTATTGATAAATTTCATTTTACCACAGCGTTACTAAACATATTAGAAAATGCAGTAAAATATGGTTCAGCATCTATAAAAATCACCATAGAAACAAAGCATATAAACGGAGAATATTGTATTAACATAACTGATAATGGTATTGGCATACCAGAAAAAAACCTACCCCTAATTTTTGATAAATTTTACAGAGTTACAGAGGGCAATTTACACAACGTAAAAGGTTTAGGTTTAGGCTTGTATTATACTAACCAAATTATAAAAGCACATAATGGTTCTATTGCTATACATAGCCAATTACATAAAGGAACAACGTTTACTATTAAAACACCAATAAACTAA
- a CDS encoding SusC/RagA family TonB-linked outer membrane protein, giving the protein MQKQTHYLLLFVLFLLTSGMVAQNKTVTGTVTDEAGVPLLGVNVLEKGTSNGTSTDFDGKYTITVASNSSILEFTSIGYTAKSAAVAGKTTLNVSLVEDAEQLGEVVVTALGIKKEAKALGYSLTEVGGDELSNVKQVSAINSLQGKVAGVNITQNSTGAAGSSRVIIRGNSTLTGNNQPLYVVDGIPIGNENSGSADLYGGSDGGDGISSINPDDIASVSVLKGGAAAALYGSRAGNGVIIITTKKGTQKKGLGVEISSSVTFDEVDTSLTDFQTSYGQGTRGRVPANQSEAFDLGLSSWGPKLDGSSVVQWDGQERPYSYVGDNRDHFYRTGTTFINTIAITSGSEKMSYRLSVSDLDNEDIVPNSGINRKSFSLNTSAVLADKLTSQVNVKYIVENVNNRPRLSDAPGNANYTVALLSPNVDVRDMNPGANPDGSERGYSANIYSQNPYFSAYNFSNEDLKNRIIASTSLRYDILDWLYASTRVGVDHYTRKSTSIEPWGTAYKLLGGMNETEGRYTQIDADVMLGIEKSITDKFAVDGLVGANTNHVKSETLILGGDNFVVPGFEDISNLRDQSRSREFQERKISGIYGSLGFSYDKWAYLTFTGRNDWFSTLSYPGKTTPNDEFYFSVNTSVILSDLLELPNFIDFLKIRGGYSGVAGGGDIAYQLAPTYQIFGQGHQGQTLGRINGNSVPNPNLVPWEKDETEIGLDLRLFGNRLSFDIAYYQNETSKDIVNISTSVFSGYESATANIGKLENKGIEFLISGTPIQTDNFSWNTSFNGSYNKSEVTATNDEGTPISLDEPRTQNARITHVVGEPYGSIVGVSYNRDDAGNIIYDINSEGVPIAQEGERKILGEGVPPLTLGWSNTFRYKDFSLGFLIDGKFGGQLLSGTNALGYSTGLHKETLKGRENGLVVTGIDGDTGQEFTTTVAPEDLQTYYGRISRIAEEFVEDSDYIKFREFSLGYSLPEKMLEKTFISSVNVSVIARNLFYISRSIDNVDPESTYNSGNSQGLEYFGVPSTRNYGFSLNVKF; this is encoded by the coding sequence ATGCAAAAACAAACACATTACTTATTGTTGTTTGTGCTATTTCTCCTTACTAGTGGTATGGTAGCGCAAAACAAAACTGTGACTGGTACGGTTACAGATGAAGCAGGAGTACCTTTACTAGGGGTTAATGTTTTAGAAAAAGGAACATCTAATGGTACATCTACAGATTTTGATGGTAAATACACAATAACTGTAGCAAGTAACTCTTCAATATTAGAGTTTACTTCTATAGGTTATACTGCAAAAAGTGCTGCAGTAGCAGGGAAAACTACACTTAACGTTTCTTTAGTTGAAGATGCAGAGCAATTAGGCGAAGTAGTTGTAACAGCTTTAGGTATTAAAAAAGAAGCAAAGGCATTAGGGTATTCTTTAACAGAAGTTGGAGGAGACGAGCTATCTAATGTAAAACAAGTTAGTGCAATTAACTCATTACAAGGTAAGGTTGCAGGTGTAAATATTACCCAAAACTCAACCGGTGCTGCTGGTTCTAGTAGAGTTATTATTCGTGGTAACAGTACATTAACAGGTAACAACCAACCTTTGTATGTTGTAGATGGTATTCCTATTGGTAATGAAAATAGTGGATCTGCAGATTTGTATGGTGGTAGTGACGGAGGTGACGGTATCTCTAGTATAAATCCAGACGATATAGCATCTGTAAGTGTACTAAAAGGTGGTGCAGCTGCAGCTCTTTATGGTTCTAGAGCAGGTAATGGTGTAATTATTATTACAACAAAAAAAGGTACCCAGAAAAAAGGATTGGGTGTAGAAATTAGTAGCTCTGTTACTTTTGATGAGGTAGATACTTCTTTAACAGATTTTCAAACATCATATGGACAAGGTACAAGGGGTAGAGTACCTGCTAACCAGTCTGAAGCTTTTGATTTAGGATTGTCTTCTTGGGGTCCAAAATTAGATGGTTCTAGCGTTGTACAATGGGATGGGCAAGAAAGACCTTATTCTTATGTAGGCGATAACAGAGATCACTTTTACAGAACAGGTACTACGTTTATAAACACAATAGCAATTACAAGTGGTTCTGAAAAAATGAGTTACAGGCTTTCTGTATCTGACTTAGATAATGAAGATATTGTGCCTAACTCAGGTATTAACAGAAAATCATTTTCTTTAAATACAAGTGCTGTATTAGCAGACAAGTTAACAAGTCAGGTTAATGTAAAATATATTGTAGAAAATGTGAACAACAGACCAAGATTGTCTGATGCTCCTGGAAATGCAAACTATACTGTTGCATTATTATCTCCAAACGTAGATGTACGTGATATGAATCCGGGTGCAAACCCAGATGGGTCAGAAAGAGGATACTCTGCAAACATTTACTCGCAAAACCCTTATTTTTCTGCATACAATTTTAGTAATGAAGATTTAAAAAACAGAATTATAGCATCTACATCTTTACGTTATGATATTTTAGATTGGTTGTATGCATCTACACGTGTTGGTGTGGATCATTACACAAGAAAATCTACATCTATAGAGCCTTGGGGAACAGCATACAAACTTTTAGGAGGTATGAACGAGACTGAAGGTAGATATACACAAATAGATGCTGATGTAATGCTAGGTATAGAGAAAAGTATAACAGATAAGTTTGCTGTTGATGGGTTGGTTGGTGCAAATACAAACCACGTTAAGTCAGAAACTTTAATTTTAGGAGGAGACAATTTTGTTGTTCCTGGTTTTGAAGATATATCTAACCTTAGAGACCAAAGTAGAAGTAGAGAATTTCAAGAAAGAAAAATTTCTGGTATTTATGGATCTTTAGGATTTTCATATGATAAATGGGCTTACTTAACTTTTACAGGAAGAAACGATTGGTTTTCTACATTATCTTACCCAGGCAAAACTACACCTAATGACGAGTTTTACTTCTCTGTAAATACAAGTGTTATTTTATCAGATTTATTAGAACTACCTAACTTTATAGACTTTTTAAAAATTAGAGGAGGTTATTCTGGTGTAGCTGGTGGTGGAGACATTGCTTATCAATTAGCACCAACATACCAAATTTTTGGACAAGGTCATCAAGGGCAAACTTTAGGTAGAATTAACGGAAACTCTGTTCCTAACCCAAATTTAGTTCCTTGGGAAAAAGACGAAACAGAAATTGGTTTAGATCTTAGACTTTTTGGAAACAGACTTTCTTTTGATATTGCTTATTACCAAAATGAAACTTCTAAGGATATTGTAAATATATCTACATCTGTATTTTCTGGTTATGAAAGTGCAACGGCTAACATTGGTAAGTTAGAAAATAAAGGTATAGAGTTTTTAATTTCTGGTACACCAATACAAACAGATAATTTTAGCTGGAACACAAGCTTTAACGGGTCTTATAATAAAAGTGAAGTTACTGCTACTAATGATGAGGGTACACCAATTAGCTTAGATGAGCCAAGAACACAAAACGCAAGAATTACACACGTTGTAGGTGAGCCTTATGGTTCTATAGTAGGTGTATCTTATAATAGAGATGATGCTGGTAACATTATTTATGATATAAACTCAGAAGGTGTGCCAATTGCACAAGAAGGAGAGCGTAAAATATTAGGAGAAGGTGTACCACCATTAACTTTAGGTTGGAGTAATACCTTTAGATATAAAGATTTTAGCTTAGGCTTTTTAATTGACGGTAAATTTGGCGGACAATTATTGTCTGGTACTAATGCTTTAGGTTACAGTACAGGTTTACACAAAGAAACTTTAAAAGGCAGAGAAAACGGATTAGTAGTTACTGGTATAGACGGTGACACTGGTCAAGAATTTACAACTACTGTTGCACCAGAAGATTTACAAACATACTATGGAAGAATTAGTCGTATTGCAGAGGAATTTGTAGAAGACTCTGATTACATAAAGTTTAGAGAGTTTAGTTTAGGGTATTCATTACCAGAAAAAATGCTAGAAAAAACATTTATAAGTAGTGTAAATGTATCAGTAATAGCAAGAAACTTATTCTACATTTCAAGAAGTATAGATAATGTAGATCCAGAAAGTACATACAACTCAGGTAACTCACAAGGTTTAGAATATTTTGGTGTACCATCAACTAGAAACTATGGTTTTAGTCTAAATGTAAAATTTTAA
- a CDS encoding response regulator transcription factor, with amino-acid sequence MQKTTVLLAEDDFDFGSILKQYLEIHNFAVTWAKDGKEALDIFMLEANNNTPFGICVFDVMMPKMDGFTLAEKIINNSPETPFVFLTAKKMKEDKIKGLKLGADDYIVKPFEADILVLRLKNILKRTQKIIHQSKNNSSYNIGAYVFNPVNYQLIFNNTTQRLTEKEAQLIAYFFENKNQMVKRDHLLNAVWGTDDFFSGRSMDVFISRLRKYFKEDNNISIESARGVGLTFKIKE; translated from the coding sequence ATGCAAAAAACCACTGTTTTATTAGCCGAGGACGATTTTGATTTTGGAAGTATTTTAAAACAATACTTAGAAATTCACAATTTTGCAGTTACCTGGGCAAAAGATGGAAAAGAAGCTTTAGATATTTTTATGTTAGAAGCTAACAACAACACTCCTTTTGGTATTTGCGTTTTTGATGTGATGATGCCAAAAATGGATGGCTTTACTCTAGCAGAAAAAATAATAAACAATAGCCCAGAAACCCCTTTTGTTTTTTTAACTGCAAAAAAAATGAAAGAAGATAAAATAAAAGGTTTAAAACTTGGAGCAGATGATTATATAGTAAAACCTTTTGAAGCAGATATTTTAGTATTACGATTAAAAAATATATTAAAAAGAACACAAAAAATCATTCATCAATCAAAAAACAACAGCAGTTACAACATAGGCGCCTATGTTTTTAACCCTGTTAATTACCAACTAATATTTAACAACACCACACAACGGCTAACAGAAAAAGAAGCTCAATTAATAGCCTATTTTTTTGAGAACAAAAACCAAATGGTAAAAAGAGATCATTTACTTAATGCCGTTTGGGGTACAGACGATTTTTTCTCTGGTCGTAGTATGGATGTTTTTATTAGTAGGCTCCGTAAATATTTTAAAGAAGACAACAACATTTCTATAGAGAGTGCGCGTGGTGTTGGCTTAACCTTTAAAATTAAGGAGTAA
- a CDS encoding GH92 family glycosyl hydrolase: MKLIKILFPLIVLVTTAVVAQSNTGVSYVDYVNPLVGSDSEFALSNGNTYPAIATPWGMNFWTPQTGKMGDGWGYTYDALKLRGFKQTHQPSPWINDYAAFSLFPETGKLKINEDERASWYSHKAEISKPHYYSAYLADYDVTTEITPTERGAQFRFTFPESKKSHILVDGFFKGSMVKIIPEERKIIGYCRNNSGGVPGNFHNYFVLVFDKDFDEILTWKKEKEEKEQTSYNKVAEGYHVGAAISFSTKDGEQVTAKVASSFISLEQAEINLKREIGDDTFNQTKEKAAAAWNKELGRMEVAGGTVEEYRTFYTALYRVLLFPRKFYELNAANEIVHYSPYNGEVLPGYMFTDNGFWDTFRAVFPFFTIMYPEYLSNVMQGLVNTYNESGWLPEWASPGHRDCMIGSNSAINIADAYLRGIRGYDIETLYEAVVKNSTRKGPVNSVGRFGAEFYNNLGYVPYDVGVNENAARTLEYAFADWSIAELGEALGKPKKQVKLFRERSLNYKNVFDPKIGFMRGKNKDGSWATTYTPDKWGDAFTEGAAWHWTWCVFHDPLGLAEDFGGVAKMRSRLDDVFTAAPTFNDSYYGQQIHEITEMLVADMGQYAHGNQPIQHAIYLYNWLEQPWKTQMHVRNVMDKLYSSAPDGLCGDEDNGQTSAWYVFSAAGFYPVTPGTGEYALGSPLFKSVKMHLRNGKTFTVNAPNNSKENIYIDEVQKNGNSYTKNYITYDDIMSGATYNFSMKNTPNKSRGTAKEAKPYSMSVTKK, translated from the coding sequence ATGAAATTAATAAAAATACTTTTTCCCCTAATTGTACTTGTAACAACTGCTGTAGTAGCACAATCTAACACGGGAGTTTCTTATGTAGATTATGTAAACCCATTGGTAGGTTCAGACTCAGAGTTTGCATTGTCTAACGGTAATACTTACCCTGCAATAGCTACACCGTGGGGAATGAACTTTTGGACGCCCCAAACTGGTAAAATGGGAGACGGCTGGGGATATACCTACGATGCTTTAAAACTTAGAGGTTTTAAACAAACCCACCAACCAAGTCCGTGGATTAATGATTATGCAGCATTTTCATTATTTCCAGAAACAGGAAAATTAAAAATTAATGAGGACGAGAGAGCTTCTTGGTATTCACACAAAGCAGAAATTAGTAAACCACATTACTACAGTGCTTACTTGGCAGACTATGATGTAACTACAGAAATTACACCAACAGAAAGAGGCGCCCAATTTAGGTTTACGTTTCCTGAGTCTAAAAAATCTCATATTCTTGTAGATGGTTTTTTTAAAGGTTCTATGGTAAAAATAATACCAGAAGAGCGCAAAATTATTGGGTATTGTAGAAATAATAGTGGTGGCGTACCGGGTAATTTTCACAATTATTTTGTTTTAGTTTTTGATAAAGATTTTGATGAGATTTTAACTTGGAAAAAAGAAAAGGAAGAAAAAGAACAAACATCTTATAATAAGGTAGCAGAGGGTTACCACGTTGGTGCAGCTATCAGTTTTTCAACAAAAGATGGGGAACAAGTTACAGCAAAAGTAGCATCGTCTTTTATTAGTTTAGAGCAAGCAGAAATCAACCTAAAAAGAGAAATAGGAGATGATACTTTTAATCAGACTAAAGAAAAAGCTGCTGCAGCTTGGAATAAAGAGTTAGGCCGTATGGAGGTTGCAGGTGGTACTGTAGAAGAATACAGAACATTTTACACCGCTTTGTACAGAGTTTTATTGTTTCCAAGAAAGTTTTATGAGCTAAATGCAGCTAATGAAATAGTACATTACAGTCCATATAACGGAGAAGTTTTACCTGGTTATATGTTTACAGATAATGGCTTTTGGGATACATTTAGAGCTGTTTTTCCATTTTTCACAATAATGTATCCAGAGTATTTAAGCAATGTAATGCAAGGCCTTGTAAATACGTATAATGAAAGTGGTTGGTTACCAGAGTGGGCCAGCCCTGGACATAGAGATTGTATGATAGGGTCTAACTCTGCTATAAACATTGCTGATGCTTATTTAAGAGGTATTAGAGGGTATGATATTGAAACCTTGTATGAAGCCGTTGTTAAAAATTCAACCCGTAAAGGACCTGTTAATTCTGTTGGTCGTTTTGGAGCTGAATTTTATAATAATTTAGGATATGTGCCTTATGATGTTGGCGTAAATGAAAATGCAGCACGTACTTTAGAGTATGCTTTTGCAGATTGGAGTATTGCAGAATTGGGAGAAGCATTAGGAAAGCCTAAAAAACAGGTTAAGTTATTTAGAGAACGATCTTTAAATTATAAAAATGTATTTGATCCTAAAATAGGTTTTATGCGTGGTAAAAATAAAGATGGTTCATGGGCAACTACATATACACCAGACAAATGGGGAGATGCTTTTACAGAAGGTGCTGCTTGGCACTGGACGTGGTGTGTTTTTCATGATCCGTTAGGTTTAGCAGAAGACTTTGGAGGTGTAGCTAAAATGCGCTCTAGGTTAGACGATGTTTTTACTGCAGCACCCACTTTTAATGACTCTTACTACGGACAACAAATACACGAAATTACAGAAATGCTGGTTGCAGATATGGGGCAATATGCACACGGAAACCAACCTATACAGCACGCAATTTATTTGTACAATTGGTTAGAACAACCTTGGAAAACACAAATGCACGTGCGTAATGTAATGGATAAGTTATATTCTTCTGCACCAGATGGTTTATGTGGTGATGAAGATAACGGGCAAACATCTGCCTGGTATGTGTTTTCTGCTGCTGGTTTTTATCCTGTAACTCCAGGAACTGGAGAATATGCTTTGGGTAGTCCGTTGTTTAAAAGTGTAAAAATGCATTTAAGAAACGGTAAAACATTTACAGTTAATGCCCCAAATAATAGTAAAGAAAATATTTATATTGATGAGGTACAGAAAAACGGAAATAGCTATACTAAAAACTACATTACGTATGATGATATTATGAGTGGTGCAACTTATAATTTTAGTATGAAAAACACACCAAACAAGAGTAGAGGAACGGCTAAGGAAGCTAAACCATACTCAATGTCTGTAACAAAAAAATAG